A region of Vitis vinifera cultivar Pinot Noir 40024 chromosome 13, ASM3070453v1 DNA encodes the following proteins:
- the LOC104881178 gene encoding uncharacterized protein LOC104881178, with product MEDSTAMTIEFLRARLLSERSVSRTARQRADELAQRVWKLEEQLKIVSIQRNKAEKATADVLAILENHAISDVSWEFDSSSDQEVALCDSHVGGGSTKEVESSVNSKSRRNDADGLSSSELEFSPSTGRRLSWKSSKDSSHSIEKRYLDCSIRRRHSFASSGSSSPKHNLGKSCRQIRRRETRSAVDELKVGRVMVDSQNNGIISSSEGLPNGFDSGQEILREGSENQEEEALMDGQVSDSLESQRDATGSNHHLNRNGRDRDMERALEHQAQLIGQYEAEEKAQREWEEKFRENNSSTPDSCEPGNHSDVTEERDEVKPQAPSAAGILTSQDQGTKLDDEDVHFNEESSQTLPTISTTHLHGDMECLQEQNRCSMLAYESLAPDFVFPMAKENLHQEFLENQSYPLSHSSHHYPWSHVSPGDHSANVTDHSLHVADHPADVRDHSEHVRDHSGHSTDHSADATDHSGHITDHSEHVADHSADVPLPSYVGSKGESSRSQDKHYALVPRETSNELGGVLEALQQARLSLQHKLNRLPLIEGGSIGRAIEPSFPSTRAWERVEIPVGCAGLFRVPADYQLGTATEANFLGSDSQSSLKNYYPDTGFVANPGDRFLTSPYLKTGSSVPTDDSFLTSPYRETGSRIPPLRPSFDYYSDAGLSASTRYTHPTYSSHPDLLYRMPFNEGFARPPRNSEVGIPSTDHFSFYDDHIRPNMYR from the exons ATGGAGGATTCCACTGCAATGACTATTGAGTTCCTCAGGGCAAGGTTGCTGTCTGAAAGATCTGTGTCTAGAACAGCAAGACAGAGAGCTGATGAACTTGCTCAAAGG GTATGGAAGCTGGAGGAACAGCTTAAGATTGTATCTATCCAAAGAAACAAAGCTGAGAAGGCAACTGCAGATGTTCTTGCCATATTGGAGAACCATGCCATAAGTGATGTTTCCTGGGAATTTGATTCAAGCTCTGACCAGGAAGTGGCCCTCTGTGATTCTCATGTGGGAGGTGGTTCCACAAAAGAAGTGGAAAGCTCTGTAAATTCAAAATCAAGGAGAAATGATGCTGATGGTCTTTCAAGTTCTGAGCTTGAATTTTCTCCATCAACAGGTAGAAGATTGTCTTGGAAAAGCAGCAAGGATTCTTCACATTCCATTGAAAAAAGGTACTTGGATTGTTCCATTAGAAGGCGTCACAGTTTTGCCTCCTCTGGTTCTTCTTCACCCAAACACAACCTTGGTAAATCATGCCGCCAGATAAGACGCAGAGAAACAAG ATCAGCAGTTGATGAGTTAAAAGTTGGGCGTGTCATGGTTGATTCCCAAAATAATGGCATCATTTCCAGTTCTGAAGGTCTTCCTAATGGCTTTGATAGTGGGCAAGAGATCTTAAGAGAAGGTTCTGAAAACCAGGAAGAGGAAGCTTTAATGGATGGCCAAGTCTCAGATAGCTTAGAAAGTCAGAGAGATGCAACAGGTTCTAATCATCATCTCAACCGAAATGGAAGAGATAGAGACATGGAAAGGGCACTAGAGCATCAAGCACAGCTCATAGGCCAATATGAGGCAGAGGAAAAAGCACAAAGGGAGTGGGAGGAGAAATTCAGAGAGAATAACAGCAGTACACCG GATTCATGTGAACCTGGGAACCACTCTGATGTCACTGAAGAAAGAGATGAGGTCAAGCCACAAGCTCCATCTGCTGCTGGGATACTCACCTCTCAAGACCAGGGAACAAAGTTGGATGACGAAGATGTTCACTTCAATGAAGAATCATCCCAAACACTGCCCACTATCTCTACCACTCATTTACATGGTGATATGGAATGCTTGCAGGAGCAGAATCGCTGCAGCATGCTTGCTTATGAATCTCTAGCTCCAGACTTTGTGTTCCCAATGGCTAAGGAAAACCTACACCAGGAGTTTTTAGAAAACCAGTCCTATCCTCTTTCACATAGCTCCCATCACTATCCATGGTCGCATGTATCCCCTGGGGACCATTCTGCAAATGTCACTGACCATTCTCTGCATGTGGCAGACCATCCTGCAGATGTCAGGGACCATTCTGAGCATGTCAGGGACCATTCTGGGCATTCCACAGACCATTCTGCTGATGCCACAGACCATTCTGGGCATATCACTGACCATTCTGAACATGTTGCCGACCATTCTGCAGATGTTCCTCTTCCATCTTATGTAGGAAGTAAAGGAGAATCTTCACGGAGCCAGGACAAACACTATGCCTTGGTGCCACGTGAAACATCCAACGAATTGGGAGGTGTTTTGGAGGCTCTTCAACAAGCAAGGTTATCACTCCAACACAAACTCAATAGATTACCACTAATAGAAGGTGGGTCTATTGGGAGAGCTATAGAACCTTCTTTTCCTTCTACAAGAGCTTGGGAGAGAGTGGAGATTCCTGTTGGATGCGCTGGCCTTTTTAGAGTACCTGCTGATTATCAACTTGGAACTGCTACTGAAGCCAACTTCCTGGGTTCAGATTCCCAatcaagtttaaaaaattattatcccGATACAGGGTTTGTAGCAAATCCTGGTGATCGATTTCTCACCAGTCCTTACCTTAAGACTGGATCAAGTGTTCCCACCGATGATAGCTTTCTCACCAGCCCGTACAGGGAGACTGGATCAAGAATTCCTCCTCTAAGGCCCTCTTTTGATTATTACTCTGATGCAGGTTTATCTGCTTCTACTAGATACACCCATCCCACTTATTCCTCACATCCAGATTTGCTATATCGGATGCCCTTTAATGAAGGATTTGCAAGACCCCCTCGGAATAGCGAAGTTGGGATACCTTCCACAGATCACTTCTCATTTTATGATGATCACATTAGACCAAATATGTATAGATAA